In one Acomys russatus chromosome X, mAcoRus1.1, whole genome shotgun sequence genomic region, the following are encoded:
- the Pwwp3b gene encoding PWWP domain-containing DNA repair factor 3B, whose protein sequence is MDDEYVLCNWKDQLWPAKVLYRFETLASSERQMTFSLQVQILSLDETITVESKDTRVLTESEVKAIVSSLAVQSGAKLLPREETTYERSLKMALEIMKGRTKQSPESMSGGAHSTTTSEDDPNQPSQLPPPKKMRKLNSNRKEDSASVILCLESDDSLCEDNLPVQTTSASTPSEMEAKSSQNDDDDDDDDDDKEEKKVDISDIMSVNLSLKEDDDYIKEEKFISSSEDLVVPKKESQNISPDAPADSSTSENNLEDPGEGPSNQNPRFYASQSQSSVESEIGAETSTAGCSGEYQVSLPSYNTVNSDLLIQRLELEDFEEEARASGKLLSLNPAREAALYNDDGDDDEDLPRFILCYETRGFETGMIVWFKYQKYPFWPAVIKSIRRKERKASVLLVEANMSPQKRGVRVSFRRLKKYDCKEKQALVEKAREEYPESIDWCVSLICDYRVRLGCGSFTGSFFEYFAADISYPVRKIIKQDTLRNIFPKLYDEDAGQQMSVTSHTKRLSFQKILPDRMKPARDRANKNLLNFIVNEKGAEEHLLGIVNGTKKSKWLKAFLKAKTFTPCIETYFEDDDQLDEIMKYLQEIYKRINQKMLTRIRDDKIKFMMEVLLPEAIICSISAVDGLDYEAAEAKYLKGPSLGCRERELYDSKILFEKRRRSLPNEAR, encoded by the coding sequence ATGGATGACGAATATGTTCTATGTAATTGGAAAGACCAACTATGGCCAGCAAAGGTTTTATATAGGTTTGAAACTTTGGCAAGCAGTGAGAGGCAAATGACATTTTCCCTACAAGTTCAAATACTTTCACTTGATGAGACCATTACCGTGGAAAGCAAAGATACAAGAGTCCTAACTGAATCTGAAGTTAAAGCCATTGTGTCCTCATTAGCAGTACAGTCAGGGGCCAAACTTCTACCTAGGGAGGAGACAACCTATGAAAGATCACTGAAAATGGCACTGGAAATCATGAAAGGAAGAACAAAGCAGAGCCCCGAAAGCATGTCAGGTGGAGCACATTCCACTACAACATCTGAAGATGACCCGAATCAGCCATCTCAGTTACCTCCTCCTAAGAAGATGCGGAAACTTAACAGCAACCGCAAGGAAGACTCAGCTTCTGTGATACTGTGCTTAGAGAGTGATGATTCCCTGTGTGAGGATAACCTGCCGGTGCAAACAACCAGTGCGAGTACCCCAAGTGAAATGGAAGCCAAGTCATCACaaaacgatgatgatgatgacgacgacgatgatgataaagaagaaaagaaggttgACATCTCAGACATCATGTCTGTGAATTTGTCACTTAAAGAGGATGATGACTATATTAAAGAAGAGAAGTTCATCTCATCATCAGAAGATCTTGTTGTACCCAAAAAGGAGTCCCAAAACATCTCCCCAGATGCCCCAGCTGATTCTTCTACCTCAGAGAATAACCTGGAGGATCCTGGAGAGGGCCCATCAAATCAGAATCCACGTTTCTATGCCAGCCAAAGTCAGTCTTCTGTGGAATCAGAAATAGGTGCTGAAACATCCACTGCAGGGTGTTCAGGGGAATATCAGGTTTCTCTGCCTTCCTATAATACAGTCAACAGTGATCTACTAATTCAGAGACTGGAATTAGAAGATTTTGAAGAAGAAGCCCGGGCTTCTGGCAAGCTGTTGTCTCTAAATCCTGCTAGGGAAGCTGCATTatataatgatgatggtgatgatgatgaagaccTCCCACGCTTCATTCTCTGTTATGAGACACGTGGATTTGAAACCGGCATGATAGTGTGGTTTAAATATCAAAAATACCCATTTTGGCCTGCAGTGATAAAAAGTATTAGgcgaaaagaaaggaaggcaagtGTGCTTTTGGTTGAGGCAAACATGAGTCCTCAAAAGAGGGGTGTTAGAGTATCtttcagaagattaaaaaaatatgactGTAAAGAGAAACAAGCACTAGTGGAGAAAGCCAGGGAGGAGTACCCTGAGAGTATTGATTGGTGCGTGTCACTGATTTGTGACTACAGAGTTAGACTAGGTTGTGGCTCTTTTACAGGCTCATTCTTTGAGTATTTTGCTGCTGACATCAGTTATCCAGTaaggaaaataatcaaacaaGATACCCtcagaaatatttttccaaagtTATACGATGAAGATGCGGGACAGCAAATGTCTGTGACATCTCACACCAAGAGACTCTCTTTCCAGAAAATTCTTCCTGACCGGATGAAGCCTGCTCGCGACCGAGCTAACAAGAACCTGTTGAACTTCATTGTCAATGAAAAAGGAGCAGAGGAGCACCTCCTGGGCATTGTAAATGgtacaaaaaaatccaaatggcTGAAAGCATTTTTGAAGGCAAAGACTTTCACACCCTGTATTGAAACATACTTTGAAGATGACGATCAACTGGATGAGATAATGAAATATCTACAAGAAATTTATAAACGAATAAACCAGAAGATGCTAACTCGCATAAGAGATGACAAGATTAAATTTATGATGGAAGTTCTTCTACCAGAAGCAATTATTTGCTCAATTTCTGCTGTTGATGGCTTAGATTATGAGGCTGCTGAGGCAAAGTATCTAAAGGGCCCATCCCTTGGCTGTAGGGAAAGAGAATTATATGATTCCAAAATATTATTTGAGAAGAGACGGAGGTCACTACCAAATGAAGCCCGCTAA